ACGGGGGACAGTAACAGGGCACAATGACATTTTACAGCAGAGTCAGTCTTAATAATAGCATAACAGAAATGCACATGAGCAGCCCAATCCTGCAATTCTCCTGAGCCATGGCTCAGTGAGGGCCCAATGATGGCTCAGTAACAGCCCAGTAATGGTCCAAAGGCAGCGCAGGACAGAGGAGAGACTGGGAACTTGTTGTACAGTGACCATGCAGGTTAGTAGTatgaaaacaaacatttcaTAAAACACTATCCAATAATGCAAAATGTATATACCAGACTGCCTCTTTAATGAGAGGTTTGGGACCTAATCATTAAGCActttataaacaaacaaacacaaatggGTGAAAGAAGCACCAAAGTGAAGACATAAGTGCTGAAACATTCAGTGACGATCAGTGACGATAGCTAATAGTCCACTAGCTTTATTCAAGAGAAATAAACATGTACAAACCATCTCTGCCGCTGGCAGGGAAAGAGAGCAGAAGAAAGACATGATCAGGAGGATGAGCAAGAAAGCGGGAGAGAAAGCAGACTGACAGACATCTTACTCACAGCAAATCATGCTGTTTAAACAGCAGATCCATTCAGTGTGGAGTTATTCTGCTGTATAGACTAGAGCTCACTGTTTCATCTCATGCCAGCAGGCTGAGAATGTTAGAGGCCGACAGCCAGCAGTTTCATGTCACATATTACCATCCTGCAAGCTTTCACACTGAGCTACCCAACAACAAACCAACCACAATCAATGGTGCGTCACCTGCATCTCATCCAGCTTGGACTGAATATCTGGAGGGAAGTCTGACGCTTCACATATGAAAGGGTCAAAGGGCTCAGCTCCAAAAAGGTCCTTCCCTGAATCTGGAAAAACAAAGCCCAGGAACAGCCTTGGTTTCACAAATGCTGGGAAAGAAACACTATCAAATATTCTACCTCAGTGGCCAACTTTGGTCCCTATGCATTGACAGGGAAAGtagatgaaaatgaaaaataatgatgaacaataaaaatgaataataatattgAATAATAAACAGTACGGTGACTGaactgagaaaaaaatgtgGGATGTGTGGTTCACAGCTGTTGCTTTAAACAAGCAAGAATCTCTGACACATGGGACCTGGTACACACTCACAGGGCTTAGAGGACCTTTCTTGAAGCTTGGCTGCCTTCATACCATTGCTGGCAGGTACTGGAGCCAGGATGGTGCCAGAGGAGAAGGGCACCATGTCAAAAATATCAGTGGAGGGAGAATTGGGAGAGATACAGCCTGCCTACAGGAACAGAAGACACATGCGTgaggggacaccctgaaagGGGCTTACTCCAACACCGTGAACACAGGCAGGCGTACATGCTGTCCTTTTTGAACACGCCTATGACATGCGACTGTGACACGGAATAGTCAGCAGGCTCTGGAGCACTCTGCTGGGGGAGGCAGCTTGTTGAAACAAACCTACAGAGAAAACCAGTAAAACTCCACCATTGCACATCCTGGCCAATTGAAGCTTAACTGTGCACGTTGCACGTGTTGGGTCACCGATTGCGGTTTCCCTCCCATAGCCAGGCGACCTGGGGGCCCCTATgtacggtggccgagagagctcaacgtgctgcaacttcaagaaaacacatgcaaacataaaaaaaacacaacaaattaagaaaacgtctccatcagtttgacaacacaggcgctgcaaatacggaaacgcgctgcaaacacacgaacgcgcagcaaacacaaaaaacgcgctgcaaacacaaaaaacgtgctgcaaacacaaaaaaagcgctgcaaatagcaggcaccacaatggaaatgtttcagggggaccttaaaaagtgacgaacccatctgggagctgattatttgttcatatTACCTCTGGGCACAGCCTGGCATGACACCTGGTACTCACCTGCAGGTTTAGGGGCATTCTCCATGACAAAACTAACATTTCGCCCACATGAGCTACAAAATTTGTGCAAAGTTGGCCGCTGAAAGCCACAGAACGGACAATACATTttgatctggaaaaaaaaaaaataaaaataacaatgttacggattttagcatgctttatttgtattccgttgttcattattattaaggggtctgaataaattgtaaaatatatttttttccatcaatctataatgaattttgacctgattttaaccattaatgaagcactgcagaattttgtcatttatttgcatatatttatttagatatttattggcaattaaattaataacgtTCCACAGTTAAGTGTGTGATTCGTCAGATTAGTCTAATAATATCCAAAAGACCAATGAATCGTATGATcaggttgttaaaaaaaaaaaacaccttttagtTCACGCACAACACCTCTGCTCTGACCAAAAGccactgaacaaataatcagctcccagatgggttcgtcactttttgaggtccccctgaaacatttccgttgtggtgcctgctatttgcagcgctttttttgtgcttgcagcacgttttttgtgtttgcagcgcgttttttgtgtttgctgcacattcctgtgtttgcagcgcgtttccgtatttgcagcgcctgtgttgtcaaactgatggagacgttttcttaatttgttgtgtttttttatgtttgcatgtgttttcttgaagttgcagcgtgttgagctctctcggccaccaTACCTATGGGCTGAAGTGCACAAATGGACAGAGATGGGAGTTACGGGAGGCATGGCGAGTGGCTCCCTGCTCAGGCTGGAGTCTGGAGAGCCCAGGGGAGTGAGCGTGACAGATGACATCTCTAAACAGGACAGCAATGGTCGGCTGTGGCACCACCACAGCAACGAGGGCCTTTCCAGCACAAATGCGTCGTTAGTAGGGTTTAGGTGCAAAAGCTGTAAAAAGAGCAGACAGTGCATTTAGGAGAGATAACAGATGGGTTAGTGAGCCCTGCGAGCGAACGGAAATGCAGACCGTCACTCTTCCCCACACATACTGAGGACACCTGAGCAAACATCAGCTGCTCCTGAAGACTCTGAAGCTGCTTTTTCAACTCAGAGTTTTCTGTCTCTAGTTCTTGTATCTGTGGAAAAAAAGGACAAAATAGAAAGGTGTTACCCAGCAACAGACGTCCACGGTGCAGTCCAACTCAGGGCAATATTACATGCCCCTACTCTTCTCTGCAGGCTTCCGATCTGTTTCCTCGTCTCTACATCCTTCCCCCCAGACTCCAGAAACTTCTTGTAGGCCAGCTCGAAGGCCTGGCCGATGGTCAGAGTGATCTCCTCAGCCTGTGATGACACACAACAGTGGAGCAAACACACAGCGAGCAAGACATGATGAACACCTTATGACCATGACAGCCACTTACGCATTTCTCACTGTCGAACACGTAACAGAGATGTTTGTTGGACTCAGAGTCCTTGCAGATGAAGGTGAATATCCTCTTGTCGGTTTTGTCATCAGCACAAAATGATATCCTGTGCAGCTGGCAGTTGTGCTGCACATCCTGGAAGAGCATTGAAGCAGCCCGTTAGTTAGGGTTAATCTAAAATAATGGTCAGTAAAACATACAGATTATGCTGTGGTGTATATaattatgtttgtgtgtgtttgtgtgtgttcttCACAGAAATCAAGCATGCAAGACTTAAATATTAAGCAAGTAAAACTTACTTTTGTTTTGGGATCTAATATTTTTACTCCATAAATTGAGATTTGTAATTCCACTTTAGGTATTTTCTGGCCCTCAGATTTCTTGATGTGCCTTTGAAACTGTAGTAGGACAAGCATCCAGTAAATGAAGAGGATTAGTCATTAAAGAGGATTATCCGGTTTGTGCTGGCTGAAATTCGCCGCTTTGGCCAACTGCACAACAGTCATCCACaaaataagaaattaaaaagACAACTGCTGCGTCTCCCAGAATTACTTTAAAAGCTCACCTTTCTGAAAACAGCGTATTAAGGGGGGATTTTCCACAAAGAAGATGGGCAGGAGGCATCAGACAGGAGGTGGGGATAACAAGAAAGAAAATGGGGAAGCAAGCTAAGAACAAAGGGAATGACAGCAGAAGCGAGGGATGAAGATGGATGGCGCACCATGGAGAGCGAACAGAGGTGCATCTAGAGTGCCCCCCTCTGGTCCGTGTTGAATAGCATGAGGTAGCTACACTCTTCCTATAGCCAAGGCACTAAATTCACACTCAGGCTGCTTAATGTGATGATAATTTCCTCCTCAACAACTCTGCAAGACGGCATGCACTTGTTAAAGGACACTATACACAAAGCATCAAAGATGTCCAAAATCCAGTCCATGAGCTCAGCTGTAGAGGGTAAAAATAATGACATTCTGTCGACTCTTTTCATACACGGGCCGCTCACAGCACAGCTATCAATGCTATCTCTTTAGCATAAAGCGGCCATGTGACGTCCACCAGCACCATCATGATACATTTGCGAGTCCTTACATCTGATAGGAATCATAGCAGTAACAGAAGGTAGTTCTACTATCTATGGGCTTATTGCTATCTATCTGATGTCCTGTGTGGAAAGCCCATGGCAGCATTCAGGGTGTCCAACTCACCAAGCAAGCTGTCTGTCATCATTGCAGGCTTGCTAAAATGTTCCCAGGTACATCTCTATTTCTGAGGTGACCTCAATCCTTTGAGCACAGCAGATAAACACACTCCTTGCTTTTCAGAATGACCCAAACTGACCAAACAAACCCAGGAGCACTaagttagggtgaccagataatccatgtcatcccggacactttgagctaggtCAGGATTTGTAACCTaccatttcatttaaaaggaCCTGCATTTCACTTAAgtaccgagttcttgctgtgtgctgattggtcagtctcctataatcatgcacgtgtcactaatgttaatgtgaaacagctggatgagtctttcagtcaaagaaacaaacctgtcaaagcacaagaagaactgaactatttaaccaagcacaggagcctttcggttttaaggtagtttgtaaaacctgaagtagctcaaggtgtccgggatgacatggattatctggtcaccctaactaAGTAGATTTTAAAACACTGCTTTAACAAACCTTTGTTTGCATATAAAGAATAAGGCGGTTTTAACATTTATGCATTCATAGCCAATCAAAACTGAGCAGGCTTTCATCTTACTCCCAGAGGAGGCCATCTTGAACTTACCTTGAGCTTTCGAACTGCATCCTTAACCACCTCTGTGCCCTTTGGCTGGTCAACCTCTGTCTGCCCAAGGAACTGTGGAGGATGTGAAAGGAGCAGGCAGTTAGCAGCAGTTTTGAGCtccttcatgggggggggggggggattattcCCTCCTCAGGAACCTGCAAACACAGGACATCCCAACTCGGTGTGCCAGGATCTCTGATGATACTTCCAAAAACTGAGCTGAGCTGCAGTTCCTTTACAGGAAACGGCCACATGATGTATAAAGCTGCCATCAGCAACAGGTAATATTATACTATTCAGAGAAACAACCACAGAGCAAAGCAGCAGAATCTAGCAGTGCCAGTCAGAGTTGTTTAAACCTACACTCGTAGGCCAGTTTATTGGGTAGTgcagcacatactgtacagtacatagGGCCAAGAGGCTGCATCAGAATGGGTAAAAAGCCAGATTTAAGTGATTTTAAACATAATGTAATTTTTGGTGCCAGAAACAGCCTCCCTGGTGCAGTGTCTAGTCACCCTCCTCCTACAGAGTTGTATTTGAAGAAAACAGCATGATGACCATCCACGCAGTAGCAATTTTGTCTGTGAAAACACATTGTTAATGAGAGCGGTCAGGCGAGAATGGTCAGACTTTCGAAGCTAACAGGAATGTCAAACgggcaaaaataacagctcagtgcAACAGTGGCATGCGGGAAAGCTTCTGTGAACAACACATGGTTCTGGAGACACAAGTGGGTCCTGACCAGTACTAACCAGGTGTGCCTATTAAAGTGGGTTCTATCTGGTACTTGTCAAGTGTACCTAATGAAGCTTGTTCTACTCAGCAGGAACTCATGGGGAAGAGGACTTATGGGGAAAAagaccagtgacacctgctgtgatgtcagatTCATGGTTCTTCACAGTACCCGGAGCATAACAGAGTGTACAGAACACACAAGGGATATGGTGCGGACATCTTTCACAACAGGAAGGACGCCAGGGTAAATAAGCCACATCATTGTGGGTCTCTGTGGCCTACTCCTGcatgacttggggggggggggcgaaccAGGTCATACCAAGCTATAGTTTTAAGTATCTGCAGCTTAATCTGTACACCAAGAAAATAAATTCAAAAATAGAACAAATAATAAATGTCAAGAGGCTTTAAGACACTTGTGACACACTACCCAGTCCCTGGAGGCGCTGAAGGAATTACCTTGGTGTAGTAGGCAATGTGGTGCTTTGCCAGGGCATCTGGAGTGTGCATCCATGACTTATCTGGAAGAAATGGCATCCTGGTCAGGGAAGTGGACGAGACAACACTGGACATATAAAGATGGGCTACTTCAAAAGCATGCCAAGCCTCTCAAGGGGCAACTTGGGCTCACAGACAGGACAGAGACTCCTGACCCTTGTGCTGATTAACAGCAGCTGGGCACCATTCTAGCTCAGAGCAGCACATTAAAAAGATCAGTTATCCCAAAAAAATTGCTGAAATTAATTATAACCCTGATAAAAATGCCACTATCATATGTTGGCCTGatgcccatgatcagaaggttgtgggttcagatccAGATACAGagtaatcatgtaatgtttgagcccttgagcaaggcccataaccaGCTACATGAGGGTTGCCGGACAATAACTGATCCTTTGCTCTGACCGAAAAGCTTTCTCTCACCTGTATGTACAGTGTctttctgtgcctgtgtgtgtgtccttgtgtctctcatggagagcaatGTGGAATgcgtgaaaaaaaaacagatttccCCATGGGAATGAATAAAGTGTCACTactgaaaatataaaaacataagaaatttacaaacgagaggaggccatttggcccatcaagctcgtttggggagaactcaactaatagctcagagttgttaaaatcttatctagctgtgatttaaaggaacccaaggttttagcttgcactacactaacaggaagtctattccatactccaactacacgctgtgtaaagaagtgctttctcaaattcattttaaaatattctcccactaatttccagcTATGGttatgagttctagtatttaaactaatattgaagtaactatttggctgaacagcatttagacctgttagaatcttatattgAGTGGCGATTTTCGCTGATGCTGTTGCAACATCAATAGATATTATTTCAGAGGGTCAGAGAGACATTTCAGAACGGGGTACATTCAGCAATAAGGGCTAAGACATTCTACACTATATTCCTGAAtggcacacccacacacaggtTTTCAAGAGACTGTCAACTGTAAAAACATGAAAGGCGGTTAATCAGACAATCAAAAGGACGACATAGGGCATTGAGTGTTTTCCTTAGGACCCCCCTCATAGGGTACCATCTCTTTTAGAGTAATTGCACTCCTCATTCTCTTTCTGTGTAATTGCACTTCTTCAGATACCGTGAGATGTCTGAGATGATGGTGAAGGacccatacacacattcacatgcGTAAGAATCCAGACATCACAGGATAACAGAAACACATACGACACGTGTGCTAAGGTTACAGCCACAGGCTTGCCCAGCTCATTACATGTTGTGTGCCTTAACACTCACTGTGAAAAACTGCAGTTAAGACCTATATATAAAGCACAAGGGATTCCGAACTACAGGGGAACCTTTGCTAGTTCATTCAGAATGACAGGGCATGAAGAACCGGCCCCAGAAACAGGAGTCATAATGCATCTGGGCGAGCTCTCCACTTTCAGGCCAGCATTGCACTCAAAGGAAGGTACTTGCAATCAAACCTCTGTAGGAATTactagctcaggtaaattttaatatctccaccaatatgttttgaaattaattaaattttacttaattattatttaacgatgattattaattatttgttatgccgaatggttggTTCCTCCAAACACAATTGTGgaatccccgtgagtctgttaatgtgagacttacgtgggattcactaattaccagtatcacttagtaacctgggttagaaggttcgtccagcgagctgcatcaccaggtaatgtaaacgatcgGTAGcaaagctcccctcacggccgatgagagagagtctcgcgatatttcaggtgagtttgaggtttcagagcttaGTAGCCAGAACGCACAGGGTGTATACAAAAGCTGACTTAgaagaaactttctttagggtgttgggtgagtggtatgtaaagcaggatgtatggggagggggttgcgtGCCAAGTCGAAGGACCCCtatccttgaggtccactctgctgtccggaggtccctaaatctttgggcaataaaacttggagtactggcctcccttgttatctgtggtatgtgtgtgtttaataGTGTGGGTCAccaacccccctttggtgcttAGGCCAATGTcacctctcgtaccaggctagGCTTTGt
This window of the Paramormyrops kingsleyae isolate MSU_618 chromosome 1, PKINGS_0.4, whole genome shotgun sequence genome carries:
- the LOC111838546 gene encoding PTB domain-containing engulfment adapter protein 1-like isoform X4 codes for the protein MNRAFNRKKDKSWMHTPDALAKHHIAYYTKFLGQTEVDQPKGTEVVKDAVRKLKFQRHIKKSEGQKIPKVELQISIYGVKILDPKTKDVQHNCQLHRISFCADDKTDKRIFTFICKDSESNKHLCYVFDSEKCAEEITLTIGQAFELAYKKFLESGGKDVETRKQIGSLQRRIQELETENSELKKQLQSLQEQLMFAQVSSLLHLNPTNDAFVLERPSLLWWCHSRPLLSCLEMSSVTLTPLGSPDSSLSREPLAMPPAGCISPNSPSTDIFDMVPFSSGTILAPVPASNGMKAAKLQERSSKPYSGKDLFGAEPFDPFICEASDFPPDIQSKLDEMQEGFKMGLTLAGAMFSLDPLDSRS
- the LOC111838546 gene encoding PTB domain-containing engulfment adapter protein 1-like isoform X7, which encodes MPCLPCESLHYHLQQDKSWMHTPDALAKHHIAYYTKFLGQTEVDQPKGTEVVKDAVRKLKFQRHIKKSEGQKIPKVELQISIYGVKILDPKTKDVQHNCQLHRISFCADDKTDKRIFTFICKDSESNKHLCYVFDSEKCAEEITLTIGQAFELAYKKFLESGGKDVETRKQIGSLQRRIQELETENSELKKQLQSLQEQLMFAQVSSAGCISPNSPSTDIFDMVPFSSGTILAPVPASNGMKAAKLQERSSKPYSGKDLFGAEPFDPFICEASDFPPDIQSKLDEMQEGFKMGLTLAGAMFSLDPLDSRS
- the LOC111838546 gene encoding PTB domain-containing engulfment adapter protein 1-like isoform X2; translated protein: MPCLPCESLHYHLQQDKSWMHTPDALAKHHIAYYTKFLGQTEVDQPKGTEVVKDAVRKLKFQRHIKKSEGQKIPKVELQISIYGVKILDPKTKDVQHNCQLHRISFCADDKTDKRIFTFICKDSESNKHLCYVFDSEKCAEEITLTIGQAFELAYKKFLESGGKDVETRKQIGSLQRRIQELETENSELKKQLQSLQEQLMFAQVSSLLHLNPTNDAFVLERPSLLWWCHSRPLLSCLEMSSVTLTPLGSPDSSLSREPLAMPPAGCISPNSPSTDIFDMVPFSSGTILAPVPASNGMKAAKLQERSSKPYSGKDLFGAEPFDPFICEASDFPPDIQSKLDEMQEGFKMGLTLAGAMFSLDPLDSRS
- the LOC111838546 gene encoding PTB domain-containing engulfment adapter protein 1-like isoform X9; its protein translation is MNRAFNRKKDKSWMHTPDALAKHHIAYYTKFLGQTEVDQPKGTEVVKDAVRKLKFQRHIKKSEGQKIPKVELQISIYGVKILDPKTKDVQHNCQLHRISFCADDKTDKRIFTFICKDSESNKHLCYVFDSEKCAEEITLTIGQAFELAYKKFLESGGKDVETRKQIGSLQRRIQELETENSELKKQLQSLQEQLMFAQVSSAGCISPNSPSTDIFDMVPFSSGTILAPVPASNGMKAAKLQERSSKPYSGKDLFGAEPFDPFICEASDFPPDIQSKLDEMQEGFKMGLTLAGAMFSLDPLDSRS
- the LOC111838546 gene encoding PTB domain-containing engulfment adapter protein 1-like isoform X8, whose protein sequence is MPCLPCESLHYHLQQDKSWMHTPDALAKHHIAYYTKFLGQTEVDQPKGTEVVKDAVRKLKFQRHIKKSEGQKIPKVELQISIYGVKILDPKTKDVQHNCQLHRISFCADDKTDKRIFTFICKDSESNKHLCYVFDSEKCAEEITLTIGQAFELAYKKFLESGGKDVETRKQIGSLQRRIQELETENSELKKQLQSLQEQLMFAQAGCISPNSPSTDIFDMVPFSSGTILAPVPASNGMKAAKLQERSSKPYSGKDLFGAEPFDPFICEASDFPPDIQSKLDEMQEGFKMGLTLAGAMFSLDPLDSRS
- the LOC111838546 gene encoding PTB domain-containing engulfment adapter protein 1-like isoform X3, which translates into the protein MPCLPCESLHYHLQQDKSWMHTPDALAKHHIAYYTKFLGQTEVDQPKGTEVVKDAVRKLKFQRHIKKSEGQKIPKVELQISIYGVKILDPKTKDVQHNCQLHRISFCADDKTDKRIFTFICKDSESNKHLCYVFDSEKCAEEITLTIGQAFELAYKKFLESGGKDVETRKQIGSLQRRIQELETENSELKKQLQSLQEQLMFAQLLHLNPTNDAFVLERPSLLWWCHSRPLLSCLEMSSVTLTPLGSPDSSLSREPLAMPPAGCISPNSPSTDIFDMVPFSSGTILAPVPASNGMKAAKLQERSSKPYSGKDLFGAEPFDPFICEASDFPPDIQSKLDEMQEGFKMGLTLAGAMFSLDPLDSRS
- the LOC111838546 gene encoding PTB domain-containing engulfment adapter protein 1-like isoform X5 yields the protein MNRAFNRKKDKSWMHTPDALAKHHIAYYTKFLGQTEVDQPKGTEVVKDAVRKLKFQRHIKKSEGQKIPKVELQISIYGVKILDPKTKDVQHNCQLHRISFCADDKTDKRIFTFICKDSESNKHLCYVFDSEKCAEEITLTIGQAFELAYKKFLESGGKDVETRKQIGSLQRRIQELETENSELKKQLQSLQEQLMFAQLLHLNPTNDAFVLERPSLLWWCHSRPLLSCLEMSSVTLTPLGSPDSSLSREPLAMPPAGCISPNSPSTDIFDMVPFSSGTILAPVPASNGMKAAKLQERSSKPYSGKDLFGAEPFDPFICEASDFPPDIQSKLDEMQEGFKMGLTLAGAMFSLDPLDSRS
- the LOC111838546 gene encoding PTB domain-containing engulfment adapter protein 1-like isoform X6 yields the protein MHTPDALAKHHIAYYTKFLGQTEVDQPKGTEVVKDAVRKLKFQRHIKKSEGQKIPKVELQISIYGVKILDPKTKDVQHNCQLHRISFCADDKTDKRIFTFICKDSESNKHLCYVFDSEKCAEEITLTIGQAFELAYKKFLESGGKDVETRKQIGSLQRRIQELETENSELKKQLQSLQEQLMFAQVSSLLHLNPTNDAFVLERPSLLWWCHSRPLLSCLEMSSVTLTPLGSPDSSLSREPLAMPPAGCISPNSPSTDIFDMVPFSSGTILAPVPASNGMKAAKLQERSSKPYSGKDLFGAEPFDPFICEASDFPPDIQSKLDEMQEGFKMGLTLAGAMFSLDPLDSRS